A single region of the Tachyglossus aculeatus isolate mTacAcu1 chromosome X1, mTacAcu1.pri, whole genome shotgun sequence genome encodes:
- the IL13 gene encoding interleukin-13 — MVPSANLTVVLLAVFWINCISAKPVTRNKENARLEELISYLSGLNLPNKQSLCNDSMVWKVNFDWEKAQKEAESQKSCEIFKALQNISDCETVQDILRIMQRPSDAHVRCEVKQETQVELQVFLKKMLPFYQKIFRETKKGHSTKASSP; from the exons ATGGTCCCATCCGCGAACCTCACAGTTGTCCTCTTGGCTGTCTTCTGGATCAATTGCATTTCGGCCAAGCCCGTGACCAGGAACAAAGAAAATGCGCGACTGGAAGAATTAATCAGCTACCTGTCTGGCCTAAACCTTCCCAACAAGCAG TCCCTGTGCAATGACAGTATGGTGTGGAAAGTCAATTTTGACTGGGAAAAGGCACAAAAGGAAGCTGAGAGCCAG AAGTCCTGTgagattttcaaagcccttcagaacATTTCCGACTGTGAGACCGTCCAGGACATCCTGAGAATTATGCAGCGTCCCAGCGATGCCCAC GTGCGCTGTGAAGTGAAGCAGGAGACTCAAGTCGAGCTGCAGGTGTTCCTGAAGAAGATGCTTCCATTCTACCAGAAAATCTTTCGGGAAACAAAGAAGGGCCATTCCACCAAGGCTTCTTCTCCCTAA